From the Triticum urartu cultivar G1812 chromosome 4, Tu2.1, whole genome shotgun sequence genome, the window AGGCCCTCTCGCCACGGATGCGGCGGGCGAGCTGAATGTCCTTGGGCATGATGGTGACGCGCTTGGCGTGGATGGCGCAGAGGTTGGTGTCCTCGAACAGCCCCACGAGGTAGGCCTCGGCGGCCTCCTGGAGCGCGGACACGGCGGAGCTCTGGAAGCGGAGGTCGGTCTTGAAGTCCTGCGCGATCTCCCGCACCAGGCGCTGGAAGGGCAGCTTGCGGATGAGCAGCTCGGTGCTCTTCTGGTACTTGCGGATCTCCCGGAGCGCGACGGTGCCGGGGCGGAAGCGGTGCGGCTTCTTCACGCCGCCGGTGGCCGGGGCCGACTTGCGCGCCGCCTTGGTCGCCAGCTGCTTCCGCGGCGCCTTGCCGCCGGTGGACTTCCTCGCCGTCTGCTTCGTGCGGGCCATCGGGGCTGGCGGGTGGGCGCGGCGGACTCTCGTGGGTTGAGGAGGGGAACTGCTTGGGGGCTGGGATGAGGATGAGCAAGACGGGGAGGGGATCCGGTGGTTTTAAGGAGCGGGAGGCGGCCGGTGGGCGCGAGTCTGGGGAAAATTTCGCGTTTCTGGGCGCGGTGTGCTTTGGGAGGGCGGAGGAGTTCCGAGCGTTGGATCTGCGGGAAATGGGTGGTGAGGATTTAGTTTCAGATGAGTCACGCGGATCGTGGGGGAGCGATCCGTGGCGCGCTGGTTTCTCGATTCTGATTGGCTGCGTAGACCCCTCTTTGGTTCTCTTTTTTTTTAGGTGTTCTTCGGTTCTCTGATGAGTGGTTTGATGGAGCACGGGCGGAAGCTGGGATATGTGACGCTGCATTTCTCCCTTTTCCAGTTTTACGCCAGAATTCAGACTGTGTTCTTGTGGTTTGCGATAGGAGCAAAATTTATCCATAGTATACTTGAACTTGAGTCGGCGTTTGACTTTGGTCATTGGATTTCACTATACTTTAAATACGGTCACTACACATGCTCTCGGTATTGTACATAGTCACTGTATAAGTTTCTGATACATTTCTATATGTTTTTCTTGCTTACGTGACCTTAATTTCCCAGTCAAGCCGATGACTGCTTTCGCAAAAAAAAACCGATGACTACGCAGATAAGACCAGTGGACGGTGACCGAGGGGTCAACGGTATCGTCATCTAAATTACTAGGCCAAGTAGCAAACGATGACCTCGCACCGCCATCATCGTCCATGTTGTCGTGGTCGGCTTTGTCTGAGCCGTCATCGTCGCCGCCACACCGCTTGAGGATGGTGTCATGGTGTCCCTCATCGGTCGCGGTGTCGCGCTCGCGGTGCAGACGTATTTCTTCCTCCACCTTGCATCACCTCTCACCGACTTGTTGACGGACCGTGCGCTCAAACTCGACCATCCCAGCTTGGATGAGCTCGGCAACCCCACAATGGTCTTGGACGGATCAAGAGCCCAAGCCTCCGCAAGCACGGGGTCCACAAGCAAGCAGGTCGGCAGTAATTGGGTTTTCACGAACGCTATCGAACGATGCGCCCGGCCGCTCCCAGCGCGCCTCCACCTCGAACAGACATTTATTGTGTTGCATGAACTGCAAACTTAGAGGTAGTGGACATGGCTCTGCGAGAGCGGAGCCACCTCATACTTAACGGGCGGCGGGCGCGGTTGACCATGAGGCCGGATGCAACAAGCGTGAGCGCGTAAGGTGGTTGGCAGCACTTTGTCGGGAGGAAGAGGGAGAGGTGGCTGGGAGCGTGGGATTCCTCTTCATTGCGGATTTTAGtgaggctgacatgtgggtcccaccgATTATAAAAACAGTCAAACTTAATTGTTCGATATAGTTTCCCCAGTCGTGTCCACTACCTCATCAGTGTTTTTTGAAACGGGAAACCAAGTTTGTGGTAGTCTTCGTCGAATTTTAAAAATAGATAGTTTTTAGAACCCTTGTCCTAATACTGATAGATTTATCTTTTATGCTATATACTCTCCCCTCCCTGACTCCACCATGCCACCTCAATATTCATATGTAAAAAAGATCAGTTGCATATTCCTTAATTCAGTGTTATAGACTCCACTTGAACTTCATATTTGTTGCAAAAGCAGTAATGCAATTTCTACGAAACTTAATAGAGAGTACAATATTTTTTTTTCTCTAGGAGTGTCTATGATGATCTATGTTCACCGAACAATTGTTAGCCAATGGATAGATGCATAACCAAATTGAACTATCTAAAATGAACTGTGCATATCTTGCTACCCATACTTAATTGTTTATCATGGATATGAAATTTTAGCACGATTATCATTAAAAAAATGCGCAATTTCTTTTAATGTGGCTATAACAATTGCCGCGGTTAAACAGGCGTGCCAGTACTTCTGAAGTGATGATGGAGGTGCACAGATTAGTTCGTTACTGCTATCCCAGATGCAGAACTGTACATAATACTGCCGTCTCAGGTCACAAACTTCTGAATTATTCAGTTCTGTGCGGATATTTCACATTCCATTTGAAGTCCAAACCCTACAAGCAGAACAGTCGCTAGATAAAAAATTAGAACTAGTCCATGATACCGGCACGCCAGGTCAACAACTACAGGTAGCAGACCATTGCTTGAATGGATTCACTAACAGTCCATAAAATTCAGAATTGTAACTTATGTTCGATAAACAGCAAGGGTACTAGAGATAACCAAATTTGCTTATAGGAACCAACTTCTGGATGATACTGATGCTGCAAATTACAGCAACTGTCAAACTTCCATCTGGTACTAGCACTAGCACTAGCACTACTTCCATCCAGCACTAGCACTACTTCTACTTGGCGATAACCAGAGTGAACAACCACATCTGGTACTAGATACAGGCAACGGAATCTAAGAGGAGGTGAACTTGGTGACGGCCTTGGTGCCCTCGGAGACGGCGTGCTTGGCGAGCTCCCCGGGGAGGACGAGGCGGACGGAGGTCTGGATCTCCCGGGAGGTGATGGTGGGCTTCTTGTTGTAGCGGGCGAGCTTGGCGGCCTCGCCGGCGAGCTTCTCGAAGATGTCGTTGATGAAGGAGTTCATGATGGACATGGCCTTGGAGGAGATGCCGATGTCGGGGtgcacctgcttcagcaccttgAAGATGTAGATCTTGTAGGTCTCCACgctcttcttgcccttcttccgGCCCCTCTTCTCGCCGCCGCCCTCCTTGGAGGCGGTCTTCTTGCCCGCCGGCAGCCGCTTCTcggccttgggcttcttcccggcaggGGTCTTCTCGGCCTTCTCCGCCGCGGGCTCCTCCTCCGCGGGCTTCTTCGCCGCCGGCTTCTTCTCCGCCTTGGGGGCCATCGCTGCTCCGGGAAGATGGGTGGGGATTGGGGGCTACGGTGGAGAGTTGTGTGCAGGGGAAGGTGGGTGGCGGATATGGAATTGGGGAAAGACGGAGCATGGTGCTGGGTTTATAGTGGAGAGACCTCGGCTCTGATTGGTGGAATTGTGGGTGCCGCGGATCGCTGACATGGCATAGTATGAACCGTCCGATGCTGCTTGCAACGATCCAGATTTGCTGCGGTGCGTCTATGGCTGTGGTGGCAAAAACCGTGTACGGCatttcttttgttttgttttgaaaAAGACAAGCAAAGGATATCGGAACGGCAGAATAGGATTTCGGAGAACGGATGGGTCGGATGATATATTTTTCCATATACGCATACTCATGTTGTTTAGATGtattttttatttgaattttatgCATTTGAGTACTTTTTTAAATATAATTTTTAAACTATTTTATCTAAAATGACAAAAGGAGTTTGTGGCACAAAATTGAAAAAACTGTGGGGACACCATGAACTTGAGCTTCCCCCATAAAAAGTAAATACGAAGAATCTACATAGCTGTCCATTTAATTATTGAAAATTGTTACTATT encodes:
- the LOC125552709 gene encoding histone H3.2 → MARTKQTARKSTGGKAPRKQLATKAARKSAPATGGVKKPHRFRPGTVALREIRKYQKSTELLIRKLPFQRLVREIAQDFKTDLRFQSSAVSALQEAAEAYLVGLFEDTNLCAIHAKRVTIMPKDIQLARRIRGERA
- the LOC125552707 gene encoding histone H2B.1-like; this translates as MAPKAEKKPAAKKPAEEEPAAEKAEKTPAGKKPKAEKRLPAGKKTASKEGGGEKRGRKKGKKSVETYKIYIFKVLKQVHPDIGISSKAMSIMNSFINDIFEKLAGEAAKLARYNKKPTITSREIQTSVRLVLPGELAKHAVSEGTKAVTKFTSS